CAGGATTGCAAAATCTTATGCAAGGTACTGCTACTCTAAAAGTAGACCAAAGCAAAAACTGATAAACACTAAAAGCAGACGAACCTTAATCCCACATCCTGAGCCAAGAACAAAGCATATGAAACTTCAATTCTTAGGTGCGTGCCAAACCGTGACCGGGTCAAAGACTCTGGTTAGCTATCAGAATAAACGTATTTTGATTGATGCGGGAATGTTTCAAGGGCAGAAAGAGCTACGACTGCAAAACTGGCAACCATTTCCAATTGATCCCGCCAGTATCGATGCCATTCTTCTTACCCATGCCCATATCGACCACAGCGGCTTTTTACCGGCACTAATGAAGCAAGGCTTTCATGGCCCGGTTTATTGTACGTCAGGCACCAAAGCCCTATGCGATGTATTGCTCCCCGATGCTGGTTTTCTTCAGGAAGAAGACGCACGATATGCCAATAAAAAAGGCTTTTCAAAGCACTCTCCGGCTTTGCCATTGTTTACAGAGAAAGAAGCACGAAGATCCTTATCTCTATTTGAGCCACTAGGGTCGGAGACGCAGTTATCGTTAAACCGGGACTGGCGGGCTGAGTTTTTTCCTTCAGGTCATATTCTCGGAGCCTCCAGCATTCGTCTTGAAACCCCCGAAACGTCGGTGTGCTTTTCGGGCGATTTAGGGCGGTATGATGATCTAATGATGTATCCCCCAATATCACCACCCCACAGTGACTATGTGGTGATGGAGTCGACCTACGGAGATGAACAACACCTGAAAGTTAACGCCGATGAGATTCTTGCTAAGATCATTACTGATACCGTGCAACGAGGCGGCATTGTCTTAATCCCATCCTTTGCCGTGGGTAGAGCTCAGCTCTTACTTCACATTATTACCAAGTTGAAAGAAAGCCACCGAATTCCCCAGGTTCCGATTTTCCTGAACAGCCCAATGGCCATCAAAGCCACCGAGATATACAGCCATTTCCATCGACAACATAAGCTCTCAAAAGAAGACTGCGAACGGATTGACCGCAACACCACGTACGTTAAAACCATGGAAGAGTCTATCGAGCTGAACAATCGCACGTACCCATCGGTGATTGTCTCAGCAAGCGGTATGGCAAGCGGTGGACGGGTCCTTCATCATTTAAAAACCATGGCCAAAAACTACCGGAACAGTATTGTATTCAGCGGCTTTCAAGCACCAGGAACCCGTGGAGATGCGATGGTTAACGGAGCCACTCAGATAAAGATGCACGGACAATACATTCCGGTAAAAGCAGAAGTACATCAACTGACTTCGTTGTCAGCCCATGCGGATCAAGCCGGACTACTTAATTGGCTATCAAAGATTCAGCCATCACCCAAAAAGGTCTTCATCAACCACGGAGAGCCTTTAGCGTCGGACATTTTAAAAACACAGATTGAGGAGCGATTCTCTATTCCGGTTGAATGTGTCCAGAGTGGGCAAAAGGTTGTACTTTAACCCGCTCTGATCTCGGTACAAGTTGTGTCGAAATTGAATTAACAATGACGAGATTGAAGTTGTTTAATGAAGGCTTTATCGGTTGAGTTCATATCAGCCAATCTGTGCACGCTTCCGGATTCCACTAGCGCCAACAACTTCTGCTGTGCTAATAAATGATCCGCTTTGGCAGCCATCAGTAAATAACCAAAGATCCTGCCCTCGTCTCCCTGCAAACCGAATGTTTCCTCGCTAATCAATTCAGACATTTGATAAGCCGCCTTAGCATCCCCTTGCTCAGCTGCGTATGACAAATAATCGACCCCTTGTTTTTTATCCCAGGGGCTGACACCTCGAAACAACAGGATGTGTCCATACACGGAAGACGCCAATACATGCCCACGATCCGCACAAAACTGGAACAACCGCATGACGTGCTGATGACGTCGTTCTGATCGTTTCGGGTAAAAGGAATGGAACAACCTGGACGTAAACCAATACACTAAGCTGACCAACCACGACCCGTTAAATTTTTGGGGTTGTGTATGACACGATTCAGATCCGCAGCAACTCATAGTTCGATACTCATACTCGACGAAGAAACATTAATTTTGCGTATAATATCACGACACGCACAGTAAATAGTGACGCAACTCGCCGAACATTCTACACTTCTTGCTCAGCAAATCAGCCTCAGAACCACTTAATGTTGAGGCACTGTTTTAGACTTAACCTAATCACATGTTGGATAACTCACATGGACGTAAATGAAATCGACTACCCTTTCTTAATCGGACACCGGGGCGTTGCAGGCTATGCACCTGAAAACACGTTGGCGTCGTTAGCCTTGGCTTATAAGTTGGGAGTACGATTCATTGAAGTGGACGTCATGTTAACGGCCGACAATCATGCCATTATCTTCCACGATCACACACTGGATCGGACAACATCATTCAAGGGCAAGGTAAGTCAGCACAAATGGCAACAACTCCAGACGCTCGACAGTGGCAGCTGGTTCCATCCTGATTTCTCTGATCAAGGTATTCTTCATCTAAAAGACCTGATCGAATTTGCCAATCAGCATCCGGATTTAAAACTGAACATTGAGCTTAAGCCCAAGTTTTCCAATGCCATTCGAACCACCCGACTGGTCATTCAACAACTGAAACGAGAGTTCAAAAATCCTGAACGCCTAATACTCTCAAGCTTTGACCCTCTGGCATTAAAAACAGCTCAGTTTCTCTGGCCAACATGTTACCGGGCATTGAACATCGAGAACCGATATATGGGTTGGCCATTGGTCGCAATTAACCTGAAATGCAAAGCGATTCATATTGATCATCAAGAAGTTACCTCAGGTTTTATTAACAAATGCCATCAAATGAATATGGCGGTGAGATGTTTCACTGTGAATGATCCGTATCGAGCCAGACAATTAAAAGCAATGCTGGTAGACGGAATATTCACTGATCGACCGGCTGATTTATTCAGTCACATGTTCTAGGTCGTAAGATGACATCATCGACTGACCAGCGAAAGCAGATGGATCTAGGAAAGATAGAACTGAAAAAAATCGTTCACCGCTACCCGGCGAAAAAGCGTTCCTTACACACCAAGCATCAAGCGTCAGTCGCGTTGATTCTTAGACCAAAACTTAACAAGGGCAGCCAGGTCAATGAGCCCCACGCGGCCCAAAATGAATCATCGGCCACTGCCTCTCTGCTCGATCAACTGGAAGTCCTGATGATTGAACGCTCGGTGAAACCTGGTGATCCCTGGTCAGGCCACATGGCATTTCCTGGCGGAAAAAAGGAAGAGTACGATCAAACGTCCTCCGACACGGCCATTCGTGAAACCTTCGAAGAAATCGGGCTGCACTTAAAACCCCATCAACTCATTGGTCAGATATCCGACATTATCACGCGCCACCACGACAACCGGAGCCTGATGAAAATAACTCCGTGGATATTTTTGCTCGATGAAGGTGCAACTCATGACATCAACCTAGCCCTCAATCATGAGGCTCGATCGTATTTCTGGATTCCCCTCTCGCTTTTTGAAAAAGCCAATAGACAAACCATGAAGTGGCGTTTATTAAAGATAGGAGCGCTATCCTTGAACGTACCTTTGCCTCATTACCGGTTTCGTTCCAAAAAAATTTGGGGGTTATCCTTGATGATGCTGGACGAGTTTACTCACTTGGTCCAAAGTCATGGATACCAAAAGTTAAAATTTGGTAAAAAAATTAAACTCTTATTTAGTTGAGACGATAATTAACTGGAAGTATGCTAGCTAAAGCATTAATGGAACATTGCTTTTTAACTAAAAAAATGGATTTGATCAGATAACCCGTAGTAAAAGAACCCAGTCAAATCACATGATAAAAATTCTAATAAACAGCGTATTCATTTTTGCCCTTCTTTCCTCAACCAGCATCAGCAATGCAGACTGGAATCAAGTCAAACAAACACATAACGTCAAGCTATTTCGCTCTACTCTGGAAGCAGATCAATACATCAGCCGCATAGAAGCGGAAGTTAATGCCCCATTACAAACACTCATCGATGTTGTTAAAGACCCTAACGCCTGCAATAAATGGCTGTATCGTTGCCAAACAGCTCACCATATCAGTCAGACTGACGATGCGAACCTTTACTTATATTATGTTCGCGATTATCCGTTCCCGTTAAAGGATCGACATGGTGTTTTACAAATTCAGGTAGAACATCAAAGTAATGGCGAATTCGTATTGAACCTGGAACTACGTAAAAACATGACGCCAGAAGAGTCAACCTTGGTTATTCCGGAAACCTTTAAAGCTCAAATCCGACTTGCAAAAATAACAGACGACAAAACTAAAGTGTATTTGGAGCACCAGCTGAATCCTGGCGGTAAGATACCAAACTGGCTAAAACAATCCATTCATGAAGAGTTCCCATTCAATTCGATGCTGGGCCTGATTGAGTCCGCCCAATCCAGACGACACACTAATCACTAGTCACTAATCACTAGTCAACGGTGATACTGTCGACGTTCTCATAACTCACGCTCGTTGTGGTATGAGAACGTGCAATTCAAAAGCGCGTACACCCCAAACCCCAAAATGTGCATTAGATCTTCTTTCTTATCTCTTGCCGGGATATCACTTTCTCGACCGTTTAATATCCGCTAAAGTAGGACGCCATAATAATTATTAAAAGGGTTGATCCATGCTGCCTAGCATTCCTCGTATCACGTTCTCAGGTCTTTTCTGTCTACTTCTTAATCTACTTTCCTTGCTATCCTATGCGGATGAGGCTTGGCATATTGAAAAAGATGAGGAAGGCATTCGAATTTCATCCCGAGAAATGGTTAACTCCGACTTTAGAGAGTTTAAAGCCGAGA
Above is a genomic segment from Litoribrevibacter albus containing:
- a CDS encoding sel1 repeat family protein — protein: MYWFTSRLFHSFYPKRSERRHQHVMRLFQFCADRGHVLASSVYGHILLFRGVSPWDKKQGVDYLSYAAEQGDAKAAYQMSELISEETFGLQGDEGRIFGYLLMAAKADHLLAQQKLLALVESGSVHRLADMNSTDKAFIKQLQSRHC
- a CDS encoding MBL fold metallo-hydrolase RNA specificity domain-containing protein: MKLQFLGACQTVTGSKTLVSYQNKRILIDAGMFQGQKELRLQNWQPFPIDPASIDAILLTHAHIDHSGFLPALMKQGFHGPVYCTSGTKALCDVLLPDAGFLQEEDARYANKKGFSKHSPALPLFTEKEARRSLSLFEPLGSETQLSLNRDWRAEFFPSGHILGASSIRLETPETSVCFSGDLGRYDDLMMYPPISPPHSDYVVMESTYGDEQHLKVNADEILAKIITDTVQRGGIVLIPSFAVGRAQLLLHIITKLKESHRIPQVPIFLNSPMAIKATEIYSHFHRQHKLSKEDCERIDRNTTYVKTMEESIELNNRTYPSVIVSASGMASGGRVLHHLKTMAKNYRNSIVFSGFQAPGTRGDAMVNGATQIKMHGQYIPVKAEVHQLTSLSAHADQAGLLNWLSKIQPSPKKVFINHGEPLASDILKTQIEERFSIPVECVQSGQKVVL
- a CDS encoding glycerophosphodiester phosphodiesterase; the protein is MDVNEIDYPFLIGHRGVAGYAPENTLASLALAYKLGVRFIEVDVMLTADNHAIIFHDHTLDRTTSFKGKVSQHKWQQLQTLDSGSWFHPDFSDQGILHLKDLIEFANQHPDLKLNIELKPKFSNAIRTTRLVIQQLKREFKNPERLILSSFDPLALKTAQFLWPTCYRALNIENRYMGWPLVAINLKCKAIHIDHQEVTSGFINKCHQMNMAVRCFTVNDPYRARQLKAMLVDGIFTDRPADLFSHMF
- a CDS encoding NUDIX hydrolase, giving the protein MTSSTDQRKQMDLGKIELKKIVHRYPAKKRSLHTKHQASVALILRPKLNKGSQVNEPHAAQNESSATASLLDQLEVLMIERSVKPGDPWSGHMAFPGGKKEEYDQTSSDTAIRETFEEIGLHLKPHQLIGQISDIITRHHDNRSLMKITPWIFLLDEGATHDINLALNHEARSYFWIPLSLFEKANRQTMKWRLLKIGALSLNVPLPHYRFRSKKIWGLSLMMLDEFTHLVQSHGYQKLKFGKKIKLLFS
- a CDS encoding START domain-containing protein, coding for MIKILINSVFIFALLSSTSISNADWNQVKQTHNVKLFRSTLEADQYISRIEAEVNAPLQTLIDVVKDPNACNKWLYRCQTAHHISQTDDANLYLYYVRDYPFPLKDRHGVLQIQVEHQSNGEFVLNLELRKNMTPEESTLVIPETFKAQIRLAKITDDKTKVYLEHQLNPGGKIPNWLKQSIHEEFPFNSMLGLIESAQSRRHTNH